ATGTCGATTCTGGCCGAGGCGGACAACGCCCAGATCGGTGAGAAGGTAGGTACGGCCCTGGTCGGTACCTTCCTCGGCATTCTCGCTTCCTACGGCTTCTTCGGCCCGCTTTCCGGCGCGCTGGAGCATGACGCCAAGGAAGAGCTGAATCTCTACGAGGCGATCAAGGCGACGCTGGTCGCTTCCGCTTCTGGCATGCCGCCGACCCTGGCTGTCGAGTTCGGACGCAAGGTGCTGTATCCCGCGCATCGCCCGAGCTTCAGCGAGCTCGAGCAGGCCATGCGCGGCAACTAAGCCATGGAAAATAACCAACCCATCATCGTCAAGCGGGTCAAGAAGACTGCGGGCGGGCACCATGGTGGCGCCTGGAAGATCGCTTTCGCCGACTTCGCGACCGCCATGATGGCGTTCTTTCTGGTGATGTGGCTGATGTCATCGGCCACGCCGGAGCAGAAACGCGCGATCTCCGGTTACTTCCAAGACCCCATCGGCTTTACCGAAAGTGCCAGCCCCTACGCCATCGACCTGGGCGGGACGCCGACGCCGGCACCGGAGCGTACGCTCAATCCGGATGTTTCCGAGACGCCGGAGAGTCAGCCGGACGAGACGGGCGTCAGCACCGATCAGATCGAGACCCTGGCCGAGAAGATGGAGCAGGAGCGCCTGGAGCTGCTGTTGCAGGAATTGCAGAACAAGGTCGAAGAAAACCCCGAGCTGCAGCGTTTCAAGGATCAGATCCTGTTCGAGATCACCCAGGATGGCCTGCGCATTCAGATCATGGATGCCGAGAACAGGCCGATGTTCGCCCTTGGCAGCGCAGAGCTGCAGCCCTACTTCGAAGACATCCTGCTGGCGATGGCCGACACCATTCGAGCGGTGCCGAACAAGATCAGCGTCAGCGGTCATACCGATGCCAAGCCGTTTATCGGCCATGGTGATTTCGGTAACTGGGAGTTGTCATCCAATCGTGCCAATGCCGCAAGGCGCACGCTCGTGGCCGGCGGGTACCCGGACGAGCAGGTGGCGCGTGTCGTCGGGTACGCTTCGTCGGCGTTGTTCGATCGTGAGGATCCGTTCAATCCCGTCAATCGGCGCATCGATATCGTCGTGCTGACCAAGAAGGCGCAGCGCGCTATCGAGGGCGAGCAGGGCGCGGGTGCAGAGCCGTCAGCACAAGAGCCGGGACCCGCCGGCAGCCCGCCAGTGCCACCCGCCGACGCGCTACCGGCCGATCAACTGCGTGAGCGGTTGAATATCTTCGAGACTGGCAACAGTCCGCTCGACCAGTTGAACAATCAGTAATCGTCTTCCGGCAGGCTGGCGATGATGTGCCGATAGCTGGCCATGCGCTGTGGCTTTACGCGACCGTCTTCCAGCGCCTGCAGCAGGGCGCAACCGGGT
The genomic region above belongs to Pseudomonas sediminis and contains:
- the motB gene encoding flagellar motor protein MotB, which codes for MENNQPIIVKRVKKTAGGHHGGAWKIAFADFATAMMAFFLVMWLMSSATPEQKRAISGYFQDPIGFTESASPYAIDLGGTPTPAPERTLNPDVSETPESQPDETGVSTDQIETLAEKMEQERLELLLQELQNKVEENPELQRFKDQILFEITQDGLRIQIMDAENRPMFALGSAELQPYFEDILLAMADTIRAVPNKISVSGHTDAKPFIGHGDFGNWELSSNRANAARRTLVAGGYPDEQVARVVGYASSALFDREDPFNPVNRRIDIVVLTKKAQRAIEGEQGAGAEPSAQEPGPAGSPPVPPADALPADQLRERLNIFETGNSPLDQLNNQ